A section of the Arcobacter sp. F155 genome encodes:
- the rimO gene encoding 30S ribosomal protein S12 methylthiotransferase RimO: MRFSETKPTKTLHLVSLGCTKNLVDSEIMLGKLKEYEIINDPTIADVIIVNTCGFIDSAKEESINTILNLHDERKEESVLVMAGCLTQRYQEELQKELPEIDIFTGVGDYDKIDKLVNEKRSAFTDEVFLLNESDDRVITGSSYHAYIKLSEGCNQTCSFCAIPSFKGKLHSRTLESLVKEVKNLVSNGYKDFSFVSQDSSSYLRDLNIKDGLEKLIEEVEKIEGVHSARILYLYPSTTSLNLIEKIKDSKVFENYFDMPLQHISSNILKIMKRGKGVEKLKELMNSMKAVPNSFVRTTFIVGHPGESQEDFEELCDFVRDYKFDRANVFSYSDEDGTSAYDMLDKVPQEIIDERAEVLGEIIKETTLESLAQEIGNEFDVYVDGESDEHEYLLSARKTAWAPEIDGEVYINDNQLLNEDGEGKQIEFGCKYRVKITELVGDKLLATVTKEYAN; this comes from the coding sequence ATGAGATTTAGCGAAACAAAACCTACAAAAACTTTACATTTAGTTAGTCTTGGATGTACAAAAAACCTTGTTGATTCAGAAATCATGTTAGGAAAACTAAAAGAGTATGAAATTATCAATGACCCTACTATTGCTGATGTAATCATAGTAAACACATGTGGATTCATTGATAGTGCAAAAGAAGAGAGTATTAATACTATTTTAAATCTGCACGATGAAAGAAAAGAAGAATCAGTTCTTGTAATGGCAGGATGCTTAACACAAAGATATCAAGAAGAACTACAAAAAGAGCTTCCTGAGATTGATATATTTACAGGGGTTGGAGATTATGACAAGATTGATAAACTTGTAAATGAAAAAAGATCTGCTTTTACAGATGAAGTATTTTTATTAAATGAATCAGATGATAGAGTTATTACTGGTTCTTCTTATCATGCCTATATCAAGCTAAGTGAAGGATGTAATCAAACATGTTCATTCTGTGCAATCCCTAGCTTTAAAGGAAAACTTCATTCTAGAACTTTAGAGTCACTTGTAAAAGAGGTTAAAAATCTTGTTTCAAACGGATATAAAGACTTTTCTTTTGTTTCACAAGACTCTTCTTCATATTTAAGAGATTTAAACATTAAAGATGGACTTGAAAAGTTAATCGAAGAAGTTGAAAAAATTGAAGGTGTTCATAGTGCAAGAATTCTTTATCTTTATCCTAGTACAACAAGCCTAAATCTAATTGAAAAAATCAAAGACTCAAAAGTATTTGAAAACTATTTTGATATGCCTTTACAACATATCTCATCTAATATCTTAAAAATTATGAAAAGAGGAAAAGGTGTTGAAAAACTAAAAGAGCTAATGAACTCAATGAAAGCAGTTCCAAACTCTTTTGTAAGAACAACATTTATTGTAGGACATCCTGGAGAATCACAAGAAGATTTTGAAGAGTTATGTGATTTTGTTAGAGACTATAAATTTGACAGAGCTAATGTATTCTCATATTCTGATGAAGATGGAACAAGTGCATATGATATGCTAGATAAGGTTCCTCAAGAGATTATTGATGAAAGAGCGGAAGTTTTAGGTGAAATTATAAAAGAGACAACTCTTGAATCACTAGCTCAAGAGATTGGAAATGAGTTTGATGTTTATGTTGATGGGGAAAGTGATGAGCATGAGTACTTATTAAGTGCTAGAAAAACTGCTTGGGCTCCTGAGATTGACGGAGAAGTATATATCAATGATAATCAACTACTAAATGAAGATGGCGAAGGAAAACAAATTGAGTTTGGTTGTAAATATAGAGTTAAAATCACAGAACTAGTTGGAGATAAACTACTAGCAACTGTTACTAAAGAATATGCAAACTAA
- a CDS encoding META domain-containing protein yields MIKNINLLVLGFLSLFFVACSSNTNVQKEQLKPNVSLTNTYWKAISFFDKEVKVFRKEAHIKFQKDGRVIGNLGCNNFFGQFTQNNENIEFSKVASTKMMCPNIKTEDAFAKVLSSAKTFKIKGESMSFFDKENKEIASFKAVYF; encoded by the coding sequence ATGATTAAAAATATTAATCTTTTAGTATTAGGCTTTTTGAGCCTTTTTTTTGTTGCATGTTCGAGTAATACAAATGTTCAAAAAGAGCAACTAAAACCAAATGTGTCATTGACAAATACTTATTGGAAAGCAATATCTTTTTTTGATAAAGAAGTAAAAGTTTTTAGAAAAGAAGCCCATATCAAGTTTCAAAAAGATGGAAGAGTTATTGGAAATTTAGGATGTAATAATTTTTTTGGACAGTTTACACAAAATAATGAAAACATAGAGTTTAGCAAAGTAGCTAGTACAAAAATGATGTGTCCAAATATAAAAACTGAAGATGCTTTTGCAAAGGTTTTATCAAGTGCAAAAACTTTTAAAATCAAAGGTGAGAGTATGAGTTTCTTTGATAAAGAGAATAAAGAAATAGCAAGCTTTAAAGCGGTGTACTTTTAA
- the tilS gene encoding tRNA lysidine(34) synthetase TilS has product MQTKNFEAINTKRNLLGFSGGVDSSALFFLLLEKKIPFDVVIVDYNFRKESKEEVAYAKELAKKYNKKIYLKEVVLDNTSNFEKKARDIRYKFFDEIIEDNSYGALITAHQLNDKLEWFLMQFTKGAGLNELLSFELESSRKDYKVFKPLINTSRQSLENYLNENNIKYFIDSSNEDENFKRNYFRKHFSNALINEFEEGISNSFEYLEEDLKSLKNSISLIFKDKDLEVYKNTNDDNLNIKIIDESLKKRGILLTKKQRDEILIQKELVVSHKIVVTILEEYIYLCPYLKDTILTKEFKEICRINKIPNKVRFYIFEYLEIEKLLEKID; this is encoded by the coding sequence ATGCAAACTAAAAACTTTGAAGCAATCAACACAAAAAGAAATCTATTAGGTTTTTCAGGTGGTGTTGATTCTTCTGCTCTTTTTTTTCTTTTACTTGAAAAAAAGATCCCCTTTGATGTTGTAATTGTTGACTATAACTTTAGAAAAGAGTCTAAAGAAGAAGTTGCATATGCAAAAGAACTAGCTAAAAAATACAATAAAAAAATCTATCTAAAAGAAGTTGTTTTAGATAACACTTCAAACTTTGAAAAAAAAGCAAGGGATATTAGATATAAGTTCTTTGATGAAATAATCGAAGACAACTCTTATGGAGCACTAATTACTGCTCACCAACTAAATGATAAGCTAGAGTGGTTTTTGATGCAGTTTACAAAGGGTGCTGGTTTAAATGAGTTACTATCCTTTGAATTAGAATCTAGTAGAAAAGATTATAAGGTTTTTAAACCTCTAATTAATACCTCAAGACAGTCTCTTGAAAACTATTTAAATGAAAATAATATCAAATACTTTATAGATAGCTCAAATGAAGATGAAAACTTTAAAAGAAACTATTTTAGAAAACACTTTTCAAATGCACTTATAAATGAGTTTGAAGAAGGAATTAGTAATAGTTTTGAATACTTAGAAGAAGATTTAAAATCTTTAAAAAACTCAATATCACTAATCTTTAAAGATAAAGATCTAGAAGTGTATAAAAATACAAATGATGATAATCTAAATATCAAAATCATTGATGAAAGTTTGAAAAAAAGAGGAATACTTCTTACAAAAAAACAAAGAGATGAAATTTTAATTCAAAAAGAGTTAGTAGTTTCACATAAAATAGTTGTAACTATTTTAGAAGAGTATATTTACCTTTGTCCATATCTTAAAGACACTATTTTAACAAAAGAGTTTAAAGAAATTTGTAGGATAAATAAAATCCCTAATAAGGTTAGATTTTATATTTTTGAATACTTAGAGATTGAAAAACTGTTAGAGAAAATAGATTAA
- the panC gene encoding pantoate--beta-alanine ligase → MKILKTIEELQEVTSSNKTKTTGFVPTMGALHDGHISLIKQARNENEVVVVSIFVNPTQFLPGEDLDAYPRRDEADKKICEMCKVDYLFMPDISTMYTNEEVLIKAPNNSYVLEGKTRPGHFDGVLQVVLKLFNLVQPTRAYFGKKDAQQLTLIQQMVKNLFLPIEIVPCEIVREKDGLALSSRNVYLDETQRKDALLISKALYSAASLVGKSELKASVLKEKMQEVMQTLDVEYIAVVDRNFNEIEKIELKNSIILVVARFGNTRLLDNIWL, encoded by the coding sequence TTGAAAATTTTAAAAACAATAGAAGAACTTCAAGAAGTAACTTCTTCTAATAAAACTAAAACTACAGGTTTTGTTCCAACAATGGGAGCACTACATGATGGACATATCTCTTTAATAAAACAAGCGAGAAATGAAAATGAAGTAGTTGTAGTTTCTATCTTTGTAAATCCAACACAATTTCTTCCAGGTGAAGATCTAGATGCTTATCCAAGACGTGACGAAGCAGATAAGAAAATATGTGAAATGTGCAAGGTTGATTATCTATTTATGCCTGATATTTCTACTATGTATACTAATGAAGAAGTACTAATAAAAGCCCCTAATAATAGTTATGTTTTAGAAGGGAAAACTAGACCAGGACATTTTGATGGAGTTTTACAAGTTGTACTTAAACTATTTAATTTAGTTCAACCAACACGTGCTTACTTTGGTAAAAAAGATGCTCAACAATTAACTCTTATACAACAAATGGTTAAAAATCTATTTTTACCAATTGAAATAGTTCCTTGTGAGATAGTTAGAGAAAAAGATGGCTTAGCACTTAGTTCTAGAAATGTTTATTTAGATGAAACTCAAAGAAAAGATGCTCTTTTAATCTCTAAAGCTTTATATTCTGCTGCTTCACTTGTAGGAAAAAGCGAATTAAAAGCATCTGTTTTAAAAGAAAAAATGCAAGAAGTAATGCAAACTTTAGATGTAGAGTATATTGCTGTTGTTGATAGAAACTTTAATGAGATTGAGAAGATTGAATTAAAAAACTCTATTATACTTGTAGTTGCAAGATTTGGAAATACAAGGCTACTTGATAATATCTGGCTTTAA
- the fliS gene encoding flagellar export chaperone FliS: MGIEAYQQQGAVSNDPYMLVLKLYEGTLKYLSFVKHAMETGDIESKFTNINKAVAIFDELRNVLDFDNGGDVSYYLDGLYLYQIETLFTAGVDDNVNAVEQVMKVVQGLIDAWKEETGL; this comes from the coding sequence ATGGGAATTGAAGCATATCAACAGCAAGGTGCAGTATCAAATGATCCATACATGCTTGTATTAAAATTGTATGAAGGAACATTAAAATATTTATCTTTTGTAAAACATGCAATGGAAACAGGTGATATAGAATCAAAGTTTACTAATATTAACAAAGCAGTTGCTATTTTTGATGAATTAAGAAATGTTCTTGATTTTGATAACGGTGGAGATGTTTCTTACTATTTAGATGGGCTATATTTATATCAAATTGAGACACTATTTACTGCAGGTGTTGATGATAATGTTAATGCAGTAGAACAAGTAATGAAAGTTGTTCAAGGTTTAATTGACGCATGGAAAGAAGAGACAGGTCTTTAA
- a CDS encoding ABC transporter permease, producing MKIFLRKLLYLIIMLFIISLISFVAINLTPNSFFASGELNPNITKESIEQLKAIYGLDKPLYVQYFSWVLAIIQLDFGISFASGELVKNEILQKLPVTLTLNIISMFLIFIISLYLGIKAALNKNSLFDKFASQLSLVSFSMPSFYLALIAIMVFSIHLEILPIAGLHSVADDGSLTYYLDYAWHLILPITIITFAGIGSLTLYVRSLVIEILKSDYIFFAKARGLTKNQILRYYILPNLYPPVITLLGLSLPGIIGGSVILESIFSINGMGLLFFQSALSHDYPVIMGILIIGALLTLLGNMIADLILLKLNPNYDAK from the coding sequence ATGAAAATATTTTTACGTAAATTATTATATCTTATCATTATGCTTTTTATCATAAGTTTAATATCTTTTGTAGCTATAAACCTAACTCCAAACTCTTTTTTTGCAAGTGGAGAATTAAATCCAAATATTACAAAAGAGTCTATTGAACAACTAAAGGCTATCTATGGTTTAGACAAACCTCTTTACGTACAATATTTCTCTTGGGTTCTTGCTATTATACAACTTGATTTTGGAATATCTTTTGCAAGTGGAGAGCTTGTGAAAAATGAGATTTTACAAAAACTTCCAGTAACTTTAACACTAAATATTATTTCAATGTTTTTAATCTTTATTATTTCACTTTACTTAGGTATCAAAGCAGCCCTAAATAAAAACTCTTTATTTGACAAGTTTGCTAGTCAACTTTCTTTGGTAAGTTTTTCTATGCCTTCATTTTATTTGGCACTGATTGCCATAATGGTTTTTTCTATTCACTTAGAAATACTTCCTATAGCAGGACTTCACTCAGTTGCCGATGATGGAAGTTTAACTTACTATTTAGACTATGCATGGCATTTGATTTTACCAATTACTATAATCACTTTTGCAGGAATTGGAAGTTTGACTTTATATGTAAGGTCACTTGTAATTGAGATTTTAAAATCAGATTATATCTTCTTTGCAAAAGCAAGAGGACTTACAAAAAATCAAATTCTTAGATACTATATTTTACCTAATCTTTATCCACCAGTTATTACTTTACTAGGGTTATCTCTTCCAGGAATAATTGGAGGAAGTGTTATCTTAGAATCAATTTTTTCTATAAATGGAATGGGATTACTATTTTTCCAAAGTGCTTTAAGTCATGATTACCCAGTTATTATGGGAATACTTATTATTGGAGCCTTACTTACACTTCTTGGAAATATGATTGCTGATTTAATCTTACTAAAACTGAATCCAAATTATGATGCAAAATAG